A single region of the Deinococcus radiodurans R1 = ATCC 13939 = DSM 20539 genome encodes:
- a CDS encoding sensor histidine kinase, whose product MPEAPVEPAASVSEPTRSSVLVVDDNAAGRYVTVHVLRSGGHTVAEAATGAEALEKAASLQPDLIVLDVNLPDISGFEVARTLRQNPALGAVPILMVSAARVADTDRVLGLEGGADAYLTHPIDPAVLLATTRALLRVRFAEAELRQLNTQLEEKVARRTVELQERSAALEAQSAELARQGARLAEVNSDLEAFAYSISHDLRSPVRHIMGFANLLERRLGEGLDPQVQRYLDNIGRSAETMNTLIDALLAFSRFGLQEINLGPVNLQALFEDVRAEQTQDVQQRQVEWEVSSLPVVQGDRQLLRLVLTNLLGNALKYTRTRDVARITVHADETPEAWTISVQDNGVGFDPRYQNKLFGVFQRLHYQHEFEGTGVGLATVRRIITRHGGNVTAASAVNEGAKFTFTLPKSS is encoded by the coding sequence ATGCCTGAAGCCCCTGTCGAGCCTGCCGCTTCCGTGTCCGAACCTACCCGTTCCAGTGTCCTGGTGGTGGACGACAATGCTGCTGGGCGCTACGTCACGGTACACGTTCTGCGTTCTGGGGGCCATACGGTCGCTGAGGCCGCCACCGGCGCAGAGGCGCTGGAGAAGGCTGCGAGCTTACAGCCTGACCTGATCGTGTTGGACGTCAATCTGCCGGACATCAGCGGCTTCGAGGTTGCGCGGACGCTGCGTCAGAACCCTGCTCTCGGCGCCGTGCCCATCCTGATGGTGTCGGCGGCCCGGGTGGCCGATACGGACCGCGTCCTGGGTCTGGAAGGCGGCGCCGACGCCTACCTTACGCATCCCATTGACCCAGCGGTGCTGCTCGCCACCACCCGCGCCTTGTTGCGTGTGCGCTTTGCTGAGGCCGAGCTGCGGCAACTGAACACGCAACTCGAGGAGAAAGTCGCGCGTCGCACCGTGGAGTTGCAGGAGCGCAGCGCCGCCCTGGAGGCGCAGTCTGCTGAATTGGCCCGGCAGGGAGCCCGGCTGGCCGAGGTCAACAGCGACCTCGAGGCCTTCGCTTACTCCATTTCCCATGACCTGCGCTCCCCAGTGCGGCACATCATGGGCTTTGCCAACCTGCTGGAGCGGCGACTGGGCGAAGGGCTAGACCCCCAGGTCCAGCGCTATCTGGACAACATCGGACGCTCTGCCGAGACCATGAACACTTTGATTGACGCGCTGCTGGCCTTCTCACGCTTTGGGCTTCAGGAAATCAACCTGGGCCCAGTGAACCTTCAGGCGCTTTTCGAGGACGTGCGGGCCGAGCAGACCCAGGATGTCCAGCAACGTCAGGTGGAATGGGAGGTGTCTTCCCTGCCGGTGGTGCAGGGTGACCGGCAACTGTTGCGGCTGGTGCTCACGAATCTGCTCGGCAACGCGCTGAAGTACACCCGCACCCGTGACGTGGCCCGAATCACGGTCCATGCCGATGAGACCCCCGAGGCGTGGACGATTTCTGTACAGGACAACGGTGTGGGCTTTGACCCGCGTTACCAGAATAAGCTGTTTGGGGTCTTCCAGCGGCTGCACTACCAGCACGAGTTCGAGGGCACCGGCGTCGGCCTCGCCACTGTTCGCCGCATTATCACGCGGCACGGGGGCAATGTAACCGCTGCAAGCGCCGTGAATGAGGGGGCAAAGTTTACTTTTACGCTGCCCAAGTCGTCCTGA
- a CDS encoding ParB/RepB/Spo0J family partition protein, whose translation MSRKLPPPKAAISPLSLRQLMDEHEGVSVIALDEIEVIPGFNPRSVIESESPFTPQALDDLTESIRSNGLLQPLLLRPGPTGKYILVAGERRLHASRLAGLVAVPALVRDMNPEEADEFALQENLQRSDLSNDAKALLAIRAVARHMNVPEDQTVLVAGRIKKTGLDPERLGDMLRRSFGISVSTFAQRYGKFLQLNPAERQVLLEGRYGISALAPLAQLPDTEERRQLLDRLVTGQLSAAELHLEVTRLKRGAVPDRTLDQRLKSALPQLRRLSGKRRLQAERLIDQLLELTEESSSHDGNR comes from the coding sequence ATGAGCCGCAAGTTGCCGCCCCCCAAAGCGGCCATTTCTCCTCTCAGCCTGCGGCAGCTGATGGATGAACACGAAGGCGTCAGCGTCATCGCTTTGGATGAAATTGAAGTCATTCCTGGCTTCAACCCTCGCAGCGTGATTGAGAGCGAAAGTCCCTTTACGCCGCAGGCGCTGGACGACCTGACTGAATCCATCAGAAGCAATGGGCTGCTCCAGCCTCTCCTTCTGCGCCCTGGGCCAACCGGCAAATATATCCTGGTGGCCGGAGAGCGGCGCCTGCATGCGAGCCGCCTCGCTGGCCTGGTGGCCGTTCCTGCGCTGGTACGGGACATGAACCCGGAAGAGGCTGATGAGTTCGCGTTGCAAGAAAACCTTCAACGCTCCGACCTGTCCAATGATGCCAAAGCCCTTCTTGCCATCCGCGCCGTGGCCCGGCACATGAACGTCCCCGAAGATCAGACTGTTCTGGTGGCTGGCCGAATCAAGAAGACGGGATTGGACCCCGAGAGGCTTGGCGACATGCTGCGCCGTTCGTTTGGCATCAGCGTGAGCACCTTCGCGCAGAGGTACGGCAAATTCCTACAACTCAATCCAGCCGAGAGGCAGGTTCTTCTGGAAGGGCGCTACGGCATCAGTGCGCTGGCACCCCTCGCCCAATTGCCTGACACCGAAGAGCGTCGGCAACTGCTTGACCGGCTGGTCACGGGACAACTCAGCGCCGCTGAATTGCACCTTGAAGTGACTCGGCTCAAGCGGGGCGCCGTCCCCGACAGGACGCTCGATCAACGTCTTAAAAGCGCTCTTCCTCAGCTCAGACGGCTCAGCGGCAAACGCCGTCTACAAGCGGAGCGTTTGATTGATCAACTTCTAGAATTGACAGAAGAGAGCAGTTCCCACGATGGGAACCGGTAG
- a CDS encoding type II toxin-antitoxin system prevent-host-death family antitoxin, which translates to MDVDRVQVRAFRANIAEYLEQALQGQRIVIERHGGPVAALVPLADLYQITRKEKAMGHRIALNNVSGGEGKTFLTFHLAFALADLGFRVAVLDCDPQASLTKRFGLHDEEGAHQSGAETILPVFEVDDDPALPSPVTVEGIDVWPANRQLIDADTRIMTNMMRLGNLGEALDRIQDQYDFILLDTRPNVSPLLTASTAAARLFLVPIGAHKGLENLDELLRLVKLARKQDRSARIAFFIPNKVTSTRMGKNVLQSISAYTEVAPISPPVRQATIGPEAELFRTGITRHAPKSPLAGDIRTLANALVKATEQVEDAQ; encoded by the coding sequence ATGGATGTTGATCGCGTACAGGTGAGAGCGTTTCGCGCCAACATCGCCGAGTATCTGGAGCAGGCGCTGCAAGGTCAGCGCATCGTCATTGAACGGCATGGTGGCCCGGTTGCGGCCCTCGTTCCCCTGGCCGACCTCTACCAGATCACGCGCAAGGAGAAAGCTATGGGACACCGCATCGCTCTGAACAACGTCAGTGGGGGCGAAGGCAAGACCTTTCTGACCTTCCATCTCGCTTTTGCCCTCGCCGACCTCGGGTTCCGGGTGGCCGTGCTCGACTGCGACCCTCAGGCGAGCCTGACCAAACGGTTCGGCCTGCATGACGAGGAGGGGGCCCATCAGAGCGGCGCCGAGACGATCTTGCCGGTGTTCGAAGTCGATGACGATCCGGCCCTCCCATCTCCCGTCACCGTCGAAGGTATCGACGTCTGGCCAGCCAACCGGCAGCTGATCGATGCCGACACCCGCATCATGACCAATATGATGCGGCTCGGAAACCTGGGTGAGGCGCTCGACAGGATTCAGGACCAGTACGACTTCATCCTTCTCGACACCCGGCCCAATGTCTCTCCCCTCCTGACGGCTTCGACTGCGGCGGCGCGCCTCTTTCTGGTGCCTATCGGAGCGCACAAGGGTCTAGAAAACCTCGACGAGCTGCTGCGATTGGTCAAGCTCGCACGCAAACAGGACCGCTCGGCCAGGATTGCTTTTTTTATCCCGAATAAAGTGACCAGCACCCGCATGGGAAAAAACGTCTTGCAGAGCATCAGCGCCTACACCGAAGTCGCCCCAATTTCTCCACCGGTGCGGCAGGCCACCATCGGCCCGGAAGCGGAACTGTTCAGGACCGGCATCACCCGGCATGCCCCCAAAAGCCCCCTGGCAGGCGACATCCGGACGCTCGCCAACGCTCTTGTCAAGGCGACGGAACAAGTTGAGGACGCCCAATGA